One stretch of Akkermansia massiliensis DNA includes these proteins:
- the rplI gene encoding 50S ribosomal protein L9, with protein MATMEVILATKIEGLGAEADLVTVKAGYGRNYLIPQGLAHEATASNRRFIANLQAARAKREAEELSAAQEVAAKINGLTVDLTLEVGQGGKAFGAITNQNIHDALTAQGVEVDRRAIELEKPIKSEGEHEVAIKVHPQVEATLKVVVKENA; from the coding sequence ATGGCAACGATGGAAGTAATTCTCGCAACAAAAATTGAAGGACTCGGCGCGGAAGCCGACCTGGTGACCGTTAAGGCTGGCTATGGCCGCAACTACCTCATCCCCCAGGGTCTCGCCCACGAAGCAACGGCCTCCAACCGCCGTTTCATCGCCAATCTTCAGGCCGCCCGCGCCAAGCGTGAAGCGGAAGAACTCAGCGCCGCCCAGGAAGTGGCCGCCAAAATCAACGGATTGACCGTAGACCTTACCCTTGAAGTGGGTCAGGGCGGCAAGGCGTTCGGCGCCATCACCAACCAGAACATTCACGATGCCCTGACCGCTCAGGGAGTGGAAGTGGACCGCCGCGCGATTGAGCTTGAAAAGCCGATCAAGAGCGAAGGCGAACACGAAGTCGCCATCAAGGTGCATCCCCAGGTGGAAGCCACGCTCAAGGTGGTCGTCAAGGAAAACGCCTAA
- a CDS encoding magnesium transporter CorA family protein, producing the protein MIRLYRQTPEGIERTTQVDAAEQNLDSVFWIDLLTPEPAEIKFVERLCGLEMPTYDEMREIEATSRLYTEDGARFMTTTVLSRVDTESPSLSEITFVLMGAKIITIRHSDSYSFRVFSHQLLRQKQISRDQVFTGLLETIVDRQADVLERFGAELDRLSKNIFRRDEPEGKASKRVPVSSALRLTLQDLGRVGDLLTRQRDCLVNLLRLLTYASNEEALDDTNSTLYIKLRPLSRDVTSLSEYANFLSSNVNFMLDAVLGLINIEQNEIVKIFTVAAVVFMPPTLIASIYGMNFSHMPGLENEYGYYISLVVMLVSIILPLVYFRSRRLL; encoded by the coding sequence ATGATTCGACTCTATCGTCAAACCCCGGAAGGCATTGAGCGCACCACCCAGGTGGATGCGGCTGAACAGAACTTGGACTCCGTCTTCTGGATTGACCTCCTTACCCCTGAACCGGCGGAAATCAAGTTTGTGGAACGCCTCTGCGGGCTGGAGATGCCCACCTACGACGAGATGAGGGAAATTGAGGCCACCAGCCGCCTGTACACGGAAGACGGCGCCCGCTTCATGACCACCACGGTGCTCAGCCGCGTGGATACGGAATCCCCCTCCTTGTCGGAAATCACCTTCGTCCTCATGGGGGCCAAGATCATCACCATCCGCCACTCGGACTCCTACTCCTTCCGTGTCTTCTCCCACCAGCTCCTGCGCCAGAAGCAGATCAGCCGGGACCAGGTTTTCACCGGACTGCTGGAAACCATCGTGGACCGCCAGGCGGACGTCCTGGAACGCTTCGGCGCGGAACTGGACCGCCTTTCCAAAAACATCTTCCGCAGGGACGAACCGGAAGGCAAGGCCAGCAAGCGCGTACCCGTCTCCAGCGCCCTGCGCCTCACGCTCCAGGACCTGGGCCGCGTGGGGGACCTGCTCACCCGCCAGCGGGACTGCCTGGTCAACCTTCTGCGCCTGCTCACGTACGCCAGCAATGAAGAGGCCCTGGACGACACCAACTCCACCCTGTACATCAAGCTGCGCCCCCTGAGCCGCGACGTCACGTCCCTCTCGGAATACGCCAACTTTCTTTCCAGCAACGTGAACTTCATGCTGGACGCCGTTCTGGGCCTCATCAACATCGAGCAGAACGAAATCGTCAAAATCTTCACCGTGGCGGCCGTGGTCTTCATGCCCCCCACCCTCATCGCCAGCATCTACGGAATGAACTTCTCCCACATGCCCGGCCTGGAAAACGAATACGGCTATTACATCTCCCTGGTCGTCATGCTCGTTTCCATCATTCTTCCCCTGGTTTATTTCAGGAGCAGGCGCCTGCTTTGA
- the argB gene encoding acetylglutamate kinase has protein sequence MDSKITRLIEQASVIVGALPYLQAYRDKTFLIKFGGSAMDDARLVKKLMRDIVLLEVLGFNPVIVHGGGKAISKAMAEAGLEARFINGLRVTTPEAISIVERTLSGTINPGLVQMFRDYGGKGVGIPGTEIFVGERIQEKDEQGNPVDIGEVGNVIGCLTDRITEALELQITPIVSPLAKELGTHKPLNVNADLAAAALAKELKPVKLIYISDVPGIMKDPADPSTLIKSVTRTEALDLIEDGTVSGGMIPKIHSAIDALNAGVRKVHFIDGRLPHTLLLEIFTPDGIGTEVIREQR, from the coding sequence ATGGACTCCAAAATCACCCGCCTGATTGAACAGGCCTCCGTCATTGTCGGCGCCCTCCCCTACCTCCAGGCCTACCGGGACAAGACATTCCTCATCAAATTCGGCGGCAGCGCCATGGACGACGCCCGCCTGGTCAAGAAGCTCATGCGCGACATCGTTCTGCTGGAAGTCCTGGGCTTCAACCCCGTGATCGTCCACGGCGGCGGCAAGGCCATCTCCAAGGCCATGGCGGAAGCCGGGCTGGAGGCCCGCTTCATCAACGGTCTGCGCGTCACGACGCCGGAAGCCATTTCCATCGTGGAACGCACCCTCTCCGGAACCATCAATCCCGGCCTCGTCCAGATGTTCCGCGACTACGGAGGCAAGGGCGTAGGCATTCCCGGCACGGAAATCTTCGTGGGGGAACGCATCCAGGAAAAGGACGAACAGGGCAACCCCGTGGACATCGGTGAAGTAGGCAACGTCATCGGCTGCCTGACAGACCGCATCACGGAAGCGCTGGAACTCCAGATCACCCCCATCGTCTCCCCCCTGGCGAAAGAGCTGGGCACCCACAAGCCGCTCAACGTGAACGCGGACCTGGCGGCGGCGGCCCTTGCCAAGGAGCTCAAGCCGGTCAAGCTTATCTACATTTCCGACGTTCCCGGCATCATGAAGGACCCCGCGGACCCGTCCACCCTCATCAAATCCGTCACGCGCACGGAAGCCCTGGACCTCATTGAAGACGGCACCGTTTCCGGCGGCATGATTCCCAAAATCCACTCCGCCATTGACGCCCTGAACGCGGGCGTGCGCAAGGTGCACTTCATTGACGGACGCCTGCCCCACACCCTGCTGCTGGAAATCTTCACTCCGGACGGCATCGGTACGGAAGTCATCAGGGAACAGCGCTGA
- a CDS encoding lipocalin family protein — MRLFLLLPALSLAAASCSMQPTPSSLSGSWTQPVPGQPGHVQGMQLLPDGRARSINMRTLLYRSWQLDGKRLTLTGKSIGNGNSSLFTTTSTIDRLSRTTLILNTDGNREVYTRTPDAAGR; from the coding sequence ATGCGCCTTTTCCTCCTTCTTCCGGCCCTCTCACTGGCGGCGGCCTCCTGCTCCATGCAGCCCACTCCGTCCAGCCTTTCCGGCTCCTGGACCCAGCCCGTCCCCGGACAGCCGGGGCACGTGCAGGGAATGCAGCTCCTGCCGGACGGCAGGGCGAGATCCATCAACATGCGCACGCTTCTCTACCGGAGCTGGCAACTGGACGGCAAGCGCCTGACCCTGACGGGGAAAAGCATAGGCAACGGGAACTCCTCCCTCTTCACCACAACCTCCACCATTGACAGACTCAGCAGAACCACGCTGATTCTGAACACGGACGGAAACCGGGAGGTCTACACCCGCACGCCGGACGCGGCCGGAAGGTAA
- a CDS encoding energy-coupling factor ABC transporter permease has product MHMADGFISPAVGCTMWAASAAITALCARKVRQEKEVRLVPLMGVLGAFIFACQMLNFTIPGTGSSGHLGGGLILAVLLGPYAGFLVMAAILAVQALFFADGGLLALGCNIFNMGFFSCLVAYPFIYRPLAGKNPGTGRITLASITAAVIGLQLGAFSVVLETTASGISALPFAQFVELMLPIHLAIGVVEGLATAAIVIFISKAQPSLLRPADLETGPVKKASFTVLGIFAVAALLCGAALSWFASAYPDGLEWSVAGVTGSEETSLAEPSSLHRSLESVQASTAIMPDYALPAAEETASSGETERASSIVNPETSLAGVLGSVIIAALVFAAGFLFGRKPHSHCPR; this is encoded by the coding sequence ATGCATATGGCGGACGGCTTCATTTCACCGGCGGTAGGCTGCACCATGTGGGCGGCTTCCGCCGCGATCACGGCGCTCTGCGCGCGCAAGGTCAGGCAGGAAAAGGAAGTGCGGCTCGTCCCGCTCATGGGCGTTCTGGGAGCCTTCATCTTCGCCTGCCAGATGCTGAACTTCACCATTCCGGGCACCGGGTCCAGCGGCCATCTGGGCGGCGGCCTCATCCTGGCGGTCCTGCTGGGGCCGTATGCGGGCTTCCTGGTCATGGCGGCCATCCTGGCGGTGCAGGCGCTTTTCTTTGCGGACGGAGGGCTGCTGGCCCTGGGCTGCAACATCTTCAACATGGGCTTCTTCTCCTGCCTGGTAGCCTACCCCTTCATTTACAGGCCCCTGGCCGGGAAAAACCCCGGCACGGGCCGAATCACGCTGGCCAGCATCACCGCCGCCGTCATCGGGCTCCAGCTGGGGGCCTTCTCCGTCGTGCTGGAAACGACGGCCTCCGGCATCTCCGCGCTGCCCTTCGCCCAGTTCGTGGAACTGATGCTTCCCATCCATCTGGCCATCGGCGTGGTGGAAGGACTCGCCACGGCGGCCATCGTCATCTTCATCAGCAAGGCCCAGCCCTCCCTGCTGCGCCCGGCTGATCTGGAAACCGGCCCCGTCAAAAAAGCCTCCTTCACCGTTCTGGGCATCTTTGCGGTAGCGGCCCTGCTCTGCGGGGCGGCCCTTTCCTGGTTCGCCTCCGCCTACCCGGACGGCCTGGAATGGTCCGTGGCCGGCGTCACCGGGTCGGAAGAAACCAGCCTGGCGGAGCCTTCCTCCCTCCACCGCAGCCTGGAATCCGTACAGGCATCCACCGCCATCATGCCGGACTACGCCCTCCCCGCCGCGGAGGAAACAGCCTCCTCCGGAGAGACGGAGAGAGCCTCCTCCATCGTCAACCCTGAAACCAGCCTGGCCGGCGTGCTGGGGAGCGTCATCATTGCCGCCCTGGTCTTTGCGGCCGGCTTCCTGTTCGGCAGAAAACCGCACAGCCACTGCCCCCGCTGA
- the cbiQ gene encoding cobalt ECF transporter T component CbiQ: MPLFTDAARQFRQMDRFSCGNTGFHRLDARIKIGAFLVFQICVLSWPPQEITGLLPFFLFPVCVIRMAGLPLGYLLKRTLWLLPVAVMIGLFNPLVDRTPAGEWFGIPVTQGIISFISIILRCMLTILGAFTLLASTGFAPLCRGLRQLGAPRILITLLAFLYRYAFILMDEFQNMLMAFRSRRGGSGSVPLSTWGAMTGQLLLRTFGRAERIYQAVLCRGGEDPEFVSAPGVITMRGVAGGILFCALVILFRCFNVTMLAGQCARSLLS, encoded by the coding sequence ATGCCCCTGTTCACGGACGCCGCGCGGCAATTCCGCCAGATGGACCGGTTTTCCTGCGGAAACACCGGATTCCACCGTCTGGACGCCCGTATTAAAATAGGGGCCTTCCTCGTCTTTCAAATCTGCGTGCTCTCCTGGCCGCCGCAGGAAATCACGGGGCTGCTGCCCTTCTTCCTGTTCCCGGTCTGCGTCATCCGCATGGCGGGGCTCCCCCTGGGCTACCTGCTGAAGCGCACCCTGTGGCTGCTGCCCGTCGCCGTCATGATCGGCCTCTTCAACCCGCTGGTGGACAGGACGCCGGCGGGAGAATGGTTCGGCATTCCCGTCACACAGGGCATCATCTCCTTCATCTCCATCATCCTGCGGTGCATGCTCACCATCCTGGGAGCCTTCACGCTGCTGGCCTCCACGGGCTTCGCTCCGCTCTGCCGGGGCCTGAGGCAGCTCGGCGCGCCGCGCATCCTGATCACGCTCCTGGCCTTCCTGTACCGGTACGCCTTCATCCTGATGGATGAATTCCAGAACATGCTGATGGCGTTCCGCTCCCGGAGGGGAGGCTCCGGTTCCGTCCCCCTTTCCACCTGGGGGGCCATGACCGGCCAGCTCCTGCTGCGCACCTTCGGTCGCGCGGAACGCATTTACCAGGCCGTCCTGTGCCGGGGAGGGGAAGACCCCGAATTCGTCAGCGCCCCCGGCGTCATCACCATGCGCGGCGTGGCGGGCGGCATTCTCTTCTGCGCCCTCGTCATCCTGTTCCGCTGCTTTAACGTCACCATGCTGGCGGGCCAGTGCGCCCGCAGCCTCCTCTCATGA
- a CDS encoding energy-coupling factor ABC transporter ATP-binding protein encodes MSHHLVETIDLCFSYPDSPPALNRVSLRITHGESVAVVGGNGAGKSTLLLHLNGLLEPSSGQVRVGDIPVTPKTVARVRESVGMVFQQADDQLFMPTVREDVAFGPLNMGLPPEEVSRRVRQALRDVHAEALADKMTHHLSGGEKRAVSIATVLSMTPDILVLDEPSANLDPASRRTLISLLRQFSHTKIIATHDLDMVMDLCTRCIVMKDGSILADAPVPDIFADCALLEEARLEQPLSYRLMQYGRERENSGQF; translated from the coding sequence ATGAGCCACCACCTTGTAGAAACCATCGACCTGTGCTTCAGCTACCCCGATTCTCCTCCGGCGCTGAACCGCGTCTCCCTGCGCATCACCCACGGGGAATCCGTTGCCGTCGTGGGCGGGAACGGAGCGGGAAAATCCACCCTGCTCCTGCACCTCAACGGCCTGCTGGAGCCCTCCTCCGGACAGGTGCGGGTGGGGGACATCCCCGTCACGCCCAAAACCGTCGCCCGCGTCCGGGAAAGCGTGGGAATGGTATTCCAGCAGGCGGACGACCAGCTTTTCATGCCTACCGTCCGGGAGGACGTGGCCTTCGGCCCGCTCAACATGGGCCTCCCTCCGGAAGAAGTCAGCCGCCGCGTGCGGCAGGCTCTGCGGGACGTCCATGCGGAAGCCCTGGCGGACAAGATGACCCACCACCTTTCCGGCGGGGAAAAACGCGCCGTCTCCATCGCCACCGTCCTCTCCATGACCCCGGACATCCTGGTTCTGGACGAACCCAGCGCGAACCTGGACCCGGCCTCCCGCCGCACCCTCATCAGCCTCCTGCGCCAATTCTCCCATACCAAAATCATCGCCACCCATGACCTGGACATGGTCATGGACCTGTGCACCCGCTGCATCGTGATGAAGGATGGATCCATTCTGGCGGACGCGCCCGTTCCGGACATTTTCGCCGACTGCGCTTTGCTGGAAGAAGCGCGCCTGGAACAACCCCTCAGCTACCGCCTGATGCAGTACGGCAGGGAGAGGGAGAACTCCGGCCAATTTTAA
- a CDS encoding ATP-dependent DNA helicase, translating into MNGAGADDVEGVSAFEAYVHRAFAPDGLFSRARDFEYRAEQQNMALAVARALQVDAPLLVEAGTGVGKSLGYLLPAVKFALDFDRKAVISTHTINLQEQLFNKDIPLLRAALGIDFSAALLKGRQNYLCHTRLRRALAQMDSLFTQGEAAELTRIQDWALRTQDGTLSDMAFRPSPKVWAMVCSEPHACSMRHCGPSCPYQVARKRVLEAKVVVLNHTLFFGLMAQAEDSEEAGFVFPGDFVVLDEAHMIENIAARQLGVQLSEPHLNYELLRMFNPRTHKGLLKPLNNPALFQRVQDVIDASGLFFQNARDDLGFAGSGKIVRILQPEWSQDILSLPLAELIGELKREGAKQEENVAVKDELADMAARMEEAQASLKVLMDMTEEGHVYWAERSGPEGRNMSVCSAPVEVGDILRERLFSAGRSAILTSATLGTGDADMGYFAGRVGAESVRKLQIGSPFNYREQMRLIVARSMPEPDQPEYAEVLPEWIKRYLAESRGRAFVLFTSYRLMVQVAEKVRPFCEEQGWSLYVQGQDMQRHAMLEAFRKDVNSVLFGTDSFWTGVDVPGEALSNVIVTRLPFEVPDHPLVESRFESIRARGGNPFYEYSVPVAILKLRQGVGRLIRTRSDSGMVVILDPRVATKRYGARFIKSLPDARLEFV; encoded by the coding sequence ATGAATGGCGCCGGGGCAGATGACGTGGAAGGCGTTAGCGCCTTTGAGGCTTATGTCCACCGGGCATTTGCCCCGGACGGGTTGTTCTCCCGCGCCAGGGATTTTGAATACCGGGCGGAGCAGCAGAATATGGCCCTGGCCGTAGCGAGGGCTCTCCAGGTGGACGCCCCGCTGCTGGTGGAGGCCGGAACGGGCGTAGGCAAGTCCCTGGGCTATCTGCTGCCGGCCGTGAAGTTTGCGCTGGATTTTGACCGGAAAGCGGTCATTTCCACGCATACCATCAATTTGCAGGAGCAGTTGTTCAACAAGGATATTCCGCTGCTGCGCGCCGCCCTGGGGATTGATTTTTCCGCCGCCCTGCTGAAAGGCAGGCAGAATTACCTGTGCCATACCCGCCTGCGGCGCGCGCTGGCCCAGATGGATTCCCTGTTTACGCAGGGGGAAGCCGCGGAGCTGACGCGGATTCAGGACTGGGCGCTGAGAACGCAGGACGGCACCCTGAGCGACATGGCGTTCCGTCCGTCTCCCAAGGTATGGGCCATGGTGTGCAGTGAACCGCATGCGTGCAGTATGCGCCATTGCGGCCCCTCCTGTCCGTACCAGGTGGCCCGCAAGAGGGTGCTGGAGGCCAAGGTGGTGGTGCTGAACCATACCCTGTTTTTCGGCCTGATGGCCCAGGCGGAGGATTCCGAGGAGGCGGGGTTCGTTTTTCCCGGGGATTTTGTGGTTCTGGATGAGGCCCACATGATTGAGAACATCGCTGCCCGGCAGCTGGGCGTGCAGCTCTCGGAACCGCATCTCAATTATGAACTGCTGCGGATGTTCAATCCGCGCACGCACAAGGGCCTGCTGAAACCGCTGAACAATCCGGCCCTGTTCCAGCGGGTGCAGGACGTGATTGACGCTTCAGGCCTGTTTTTCCAGAATGCGCGGGATGACCTGGGGTTTGCGGGTTCCGGCAAGATTGTCCGCATTCTCCAGCCGGAATGGTCCCAGGACATTCTTTCCCTGCCTCTGGCGGAATTGATCGGAGAATTGAAGAGGGAGGGCGCGAAGCAGGAGGAAAACGTGGCCGTGAAGGATGAACTGGCGGACATGGCCGCCCGCATGGAGGAGGCGCAGGCCTCCCTGAAGGTGCTGATGGACATGACGGAGGAGGGGCACGTGTACTGGGCGGAGCGGTCCGGTCCGGAGGGAAGGAACATGAGCGTGTGCTCCGCCCCCGTGGAGGTGGGCGATATCCTGAGGGAGCGCCTGTTTTCCGCCGGGCGTTCCGCCATTCTGACCTCCGCTACGCTGGGGACGGGGGATGCGGACATGGGCTACTTTGCGGGGCGCGTGGGTGCGGAAAGCGTCCGGAAGCTCCAGATAGGCAGTCCGTTCAATTACCGGGAGCAGATGAGGCTGATCGTGGCCCGCTCCATGCCGGAGCCGGACCAGCCGGAGTATGCGGAAGTGCTGCCGGAATGGATTAAAAGGTATCTGGCGGAGTCCCGCGGCAGGGCCTTCGTGCTGTTCACCAGCTACCGGCTGATGGTGCAGGTGGCGGAAAAGGTGCGCCCGTTCTGTGAAGAACAGGGATGGTCCTTGTACGTGCAGGGGCAGGACATGCAGCGGCATGCCATGCTGGAGGCGTTCCGGAAGGATGTGAACAGCGTGCTCTTCGGCACGGACAGTTTCTGGACCGGGGTGGACGTGCCCGGAGAGGCCCTTTCCAATGTTATTGTGACGCGCCTGCCGTTTGAGGTGCCGGACCACCCGCTGGTGGAATCCCGCTTTGAGAGCATCAGGGCGCGCGGGGGGAACCCGTTTTACGAGTATTCCGTGCCCGTAGCCATTCTGAAGCTGCGGCAGGGGGTGGGGCGGCTGATCCGCACCAGGAGCGATTCCGGCATGGTGGTGATCCTGGACCCCCGCGTAGCCACCAAGAGGTACGGGGCGCGGTTCATCAAGTCCCTGCCGGATGCCCGTCTGGAGTTTGTGTAA
- the ispE gene encoding 4-(cytidine 5'-diphospho)-2-C-methyl-D-erythritol kinase — MISCKAPCKVNVSLRVLGKRADGFHEVDTVMVPLELCDVLEFFPADGLEMSCDAPGVPLDESNLVMKAGRLMERELGRPMPWHVRLVKNVPHGAGLGGGSSDAACVLSALNELEHGGLSRRRLAELAGEIGSDVGFFIYGMACRCTGRGEKVEPLPEWREWRPWIVLLKPSFGVSTPDAYRRWAGSRELPGIPYGEQRVDGHVLVNDLERPVFEKHLFLAEMKRWLLERPGVRGAMMSGSGSTMFAVAEDEEAACKLMEDAARELDPTLWMWSGLVMREGAR, encoded by the coding sequence ATGATCAGTTGCAAGGCTCCGTGCAAGGTGAACGTTTCCCTCCGCGTTCTGGGTAAGAGGGCGGACGGTTTCCATGAAGTGGATACCGTGATGGTTCCCCTGGAATTGTGCGACGTGCTGGAGTTTTTCCCGGCGGACGGCCTGGAAATGAGCTGCGACGCCCCGGGAGTTCCGCTGGATGAAAGCAACCTGGTCATGAAGGCGGGGCGGCTGATGGAGCGGGAGCTGGGACGGCCCATGCCGTGGCATGTGCGCCTGGTCAAGAACGTGCCCCATGGCGCGGGGCTGGGCGGCGGCAGCAGCGACGCCGCGTGCGTGCTGTCCGCCCTGAATGAGCTGGAACACGGCGGCCTGTCCCGGAGGCGTCTGGCGGAGCTGGCCGGGGAGATCGGTTCCGATGTGGGATTTTTCATTTATGGAATGGCGTGCCGCTGCACCGGACGCGGGGAAAAGGTGGAGCCCCTGCCGGAATGGAGGGAATGGCGCCCCTGGATCGTTCTGCTGAAGCCGTCGTTCGGCGTTTCCACGCCGGACGCCTACCGCCGCTGGGCGGGTTCACGGGAATTGCCGGGCATACCGTACGGGGAGCAGCGGGTGGACGGCCATGTGCTGGTGAATGATCTGGAAAGGCCCGTGTTTGAGAAGCATTTGTTCCTGGCGGAGATGAAGCGATGGCTGCTGGAGAGGCCCGGCGTGCGCGGCGCCATGATGTCCGGCTCCGGCTCCACCATGTTCGCCGTGGCGGAGGATGAAGAAGCGGCCTGCAAGTTGATGGAGGACGCCGCGCGGGAACTGGACCCCACGCTGTGGATGTGGTCCGGGCTTGTGATGCGGGAGGGCGCCCGGTAA
- a CDS encoding DNA topoisomerase IV subunit B, giving the protein MAYDENSIKTLDWREHIRMRPGMYIGKLGDGTSPDDGIYVLLKEVIDNSIDEFVMGFGKKITIDVTPDGLCEVRDFGRGIPLGKLLDCAAKINTGAKYDSDAFKKSVGLNGVGIKAVNALSDFFEIQAYRDGETRSYQFCRGKELPKGRKDGATEEPNGTRTAFHADPDIFPVTTQFRPEYIEKMCRYYSYLNKGLALHFNGRRYVSKNGLLDLLTEAMSEEPLYPIIHLEGHDIEVAFTHGGQYGEEHYSFVNGQHTTQGGTHQTAFREAIVKTLRDFFKKNYEAGDIRSSLVAAISIKVKEPVFESQTKTKLGSNTISPEGETIRTFVGNFIARELDNYLHKNPETAKALEAKIKDSERDRKELSGIQKLAKENARKAKIHNKNLRDCRVHYNSKHARAGETTLFITEGISASGSITTARDAEIQAVFSLRGKPLNSFGMSRKVVYENEEFNFLQHALNIENGLEDLRYDKVVIATDADDDGMHIRILLMTFFIQFFPELIREGHLFILQTPLFRVRNKQQTIYCYSDAEREAAIALLGKNPEITRFKGLGEISPQEFKAFIGEGMRLDRVRLEDSHKVKDLLSFYMGKNTRERQEYILKNLRVELDPVMD; this is encoded by the coding sequence ATGGCCTACGACGAAAACAGCATTAAAACCCTGGACTGGAGGGAGCATATCCGCATGCGTCCGGGGATGTACATCGGCAAACTGGGCGACGGAACCTCTCCGGATGACGGCATTTACGTCCTGCTGAAGGAAGTCATTGACAACTCGATTGACGAATTCGTCATGGGCTTCGGCAAAAAAATCACCATTGACGTGACTCCGGACGGCCTGTGCGAGGTGCGCGACTTCGGACGCGGCATTCCGCTGGGCAAACTGCTGGACTGCGCCGCGAAAATCAATACCGGAGCCAAGTACGACAGCGACGCCTTCAAGAAATCCGTAGGGCTTAACGGCGTAGGCATCAAGGCGGTGAACGCCCTTTCCGACTTTTTTGAAATCCAGGCCTACCGCGACGGGGAAACGCGCTCCTACCAGTTCTGCCGCGGGAAGGAACTCCCCAAAGGACGGAAGGACGGCGCCACGGAGGAGCCCAACGGCACCCGCACGGCGTTCCACGCAGACCCGGACATTTTCCCCGTAACCACGCAGTTCCGTCCGGAATACATTGAAAAAATGTGCCGGTACTACTCCTACCTCAACAAGGGGCTGGCCCTGCACTTCAACGGACGCCGCTACGTCTCCAAAAACGGCCTGCTGGACCTGCTTACGGAGGCAATGAGCGAGGAACCGCTGTACCCCATCATCCATCTGGAAGGGCACGACATCGAGGTGGCCTTCACCCATGGCGGCCAGTATGGGGAGGAGCACTACTCCTTCGTCAACGGGCAGCACACCACGCAGGGGGGCACCCACCAGACGGCCTTCCGGGAGGCCATCGTCAAAACCCTGAGGGACTTTTTCAAGAAAAACTATGAGGCCGGGGACATCCGTTCCTCCCTCGTGGCCGCCATCTCCATCAAGGTAAAGGAACCCGTCTTCGAATCCCAGACCAAGACCAAGCTGGGATCCAATACCATCAGCCCGGAAGGGGAAACCATCCGCACCTTCGTAGGCAACTTCATCGCCAGGGAGCTGGACAACTACCTGCACAAAAACCCGGAGACGGCCAAAGCCCTGGAAGCCAAGATCAAAGACTCCGAGCGGGACCGCAAGGAACTCTCCGGCATCCAGAAGCTGGCGAAGGAAAACGCCCGCAAGGCCAAAATCCACAACAAGAACCTCCGGGACTGCCGCGTGCACTACAACTCCAAGCACGCCCGCGCGGGGGAAACCACCCTCTTCATCACGGAAGGCATCTCCGCCTCCGGCTCCATCACCACGGCGCGGGATGCGGAAATCCAGGCGGTCTTCTCCCTGCGCGGCAAGCCGCTGAACTCCTTCGGCATGAGCCGCAAGGTCGTCTATGAAAACGAGGAATTCAACTTCCTCCAGCATGCCCTGAACATTGAAAACGGGCTGGAAGACCTGCGCTACGACAAGGTGGTCATCGCCACGGACGCCGATGACGACGGCATGCACATCCGCATCCTGCTGATGACCTTCTTCATCCAGTTCTTCCCGGAGCTGATCCGGGAGGGCCACCTCTTCATCCTCCAAACTCCCCTCTTCCGCGTGCGCAACAAGCAGCAGACCATCTACTGCTACTCGGACGCGGAGCGGGAAGCGGCCATCGCCCTGCTGGGCAAAAACCCGGAAATAACGCGGTTCAAGGGCCTGGGCGAAATCTCCCCCCAGGAATTCAAGGCCTTCATCGGGGAAGGAATGCGCCTGGACCGCGTTCGCCTGGAAGACTCACACAAGGTGAAGGACCTGCTCTCCTTCTACATGGGCAAAAACACTAGGGAAAGACAGGAATACATCCTGAAAAACTTGCGTGTTGAACTGGACCCGGTCATGGACTAG